ACCTTACCTACCTTTTGCAGAAAGCCATACTCAGGCGCGAGCGGGTTTTGCCCAAATGGCACCCGATGCCACAATGCCGGTATTGTTTTCGCCGCATGCAGAAAAGCAGCTCGCCGAGCACCACAAAAAATATCCTCAGTTAAAACGCTTTATCTCGCAGGTATTGGCACAAGATCCGCGCCCCGCCTACCGCAAAGGGGAAAACGCCACGCGGGAATACGCCGTTTTACTGTTGGAATTCAATGTGCGCTGGCGCGTCAGTGGAGAACAAACCGAAGTATTAAGCCTCGACCTGTCTCACACGTGTTAATACACGAGTCCAGTAATATATTCTAAAATTGTTCCTGCTCTCTTTTGACACGCCGCCCACGCTGGTAAACTAAACCACTTTTTATGTGCCTTCGGCTGCGCGGCAGCCCAATGCTATTTGTTGTTCTAACGGAACTAAAACCCCATGCGTACTAGCCAATACATGCTCTCCACTCTCAAGGAGACACCAGCCGATGCGGAAGTCATCAGCCATCAGTTGATGCTCCGTGCAGGAATGATTCGTAAACTGGCCTCCGGCCTTTACACCTGGTTGCCGACCGGTTTACGTGTTTTGAGAAAAGTTGAAAACATCGTGCGCGAAGAGATGAACAACGCGGGTGCAATTGAAGTGTCGATGCCCGTTGTTCAACCTGCCGATTTATGGGTGGAAAGTGGACGTTGGGATCAGTATGGCCCAGAACTACTACGCTTTGTCGATCGTGGCGAACGCCCGTTCATACTTGGCCCAACACACGAAGAAGTGATTACTGACCTGATTCGTAATGAAATCAGCTCTTATAAGCAGTTGCCGCTGAATTTTTTCCAGATTCAGACCAAATTCCGCGATGAAGTGCGCCCGCGTTTTGGCGTCATGCGCTCACGTGAATTCCTGATGAAAGATGCCTACTCTTTCCACACCTCACAGGAATCGTTGCAGGTCACCTACGACGCCATGTATGCCGCTTACAGCAAGGTTTTCAGCCGTATGGATCTGGATTTCAGAGCCGTTCAGGCAGATACTGGTTCTATCGGTGGTAATGCGTCCCATGAGTTCCAGGTACTGGCAACCAGCGGTGAAGACGATATTGTTTTCTCAACGGAATCCGATTACGCGGCAAACATTGAACTGGCAGAAGCTGTCGCGCCGAAATTAGGCCGCGCCGAAGCGACAGAAGAACTGCGGGTGGTGGATACGCCAAACGCCAAGACCATCGCCGAGCTGGTTGAGCAATTTAAGCTGTCAGTCGAAAAAACTGTGAAAACCCTGCTGGTGAAAGCAACGGAAGAAAGTGGCCATAAACTGGTTGCGCTGCTGGTGCGTGGCGATCACGAACTGAACGAAATCAAGGCTGAGAAAATTGCTCAGGTAGCCAGCCCGCTGACTTTTGCAACGGAAGAAGAGATTCGTGCAATCATCGGCGCAGGCCCTGGCTCACTTGGCCCGGTCAAACTGTCTATTCCCGTCGTTGTCGATCGTACCGTTGCGGCCATGAGCGATTTCAGCGCTGGCGCGAACATTGATGGCAAACACTATTTTGGCATTAACTGGGAGCGTGATGTTGCACTGCCACAGGTTGCGGATATCCGTAACGTGGTTGAAGGCGACATCAGTCCAGACGGTAAAGGCACGCTGCAAATTAAACGCGGTATCGAAGTGGGCCATATCTTCCAACTGGGCAGCAAGTATTCTGAAGCGTTGAAAGCGACAGTTCAAGGCGAAGACGGGCGCAACCAGACGCTGACGATGGGCTGCTACGGTATTGGTGTAACGCGCGTTGTCGCAGCAGCGATTGAGCAAAACCATGACGAACGCGGCATCATCTGGCCAGACGCGATTGCCCCTTTCCACGTTGCCATTCTGCCAATGAATATGCACAAATCTTTCCGCGTGAAGGAAGTCGCTGAGGATATCTATCAGCAGTTGCGCGCTAAAGGCATTGAAGTTCTGCTTGATGACCGTAAAGAACGTCCGGGCGTGATGTTCGCCGATATGGAACTGATTGGCGTACCGCACACCATCGTTATTGGCGATCGCAATCTGGATAGCGAAGAGATTGAATATAAGAATCGCCGGATTGGTGAAAAGCAAATGATTAAAACCAGCGACATTATCGATTTCCTGCTGGCAAATATCGTACGCTAATCGCCATCGAACCGCCCTTTCGTGTGAAAGGGCGAATGACCGACGTAAAAAATGGTGGGTTTCCCACCATTTTTATTTCAAGACATCAGTAACCCGTCACGAGTTATTCACGAAACAGTTCTTCAATGCTCAAGCCCTGAACCTGCAAAATTTCCCGCAGGCGGCGTAAACCTTCAACCTGAATCTGACGAACACGTTCACGCGTTAAGCCGATTTCACGACCCACATCTTCCAGCGTAGCCGCTTCATACCCTAATAGGCCGAAACGACGCGCCAACACCTCACGCTGTTTGGCATTAAGCTCAAACAACCATTTAACGATATTCTGCTTCATATCGTTATCCTGTGTGGTGTCTTCAGGTCCGTTATCTTTTTCGTCTGCCAGAATATCCAGCAGCGCTTTTTCCGAATCACCCCCTAACGGGGTATCGACGGAAGTAATACGCTCATTCAAGCGCAGCATGCGGTTGACGTCATCAACGGGCTTATCAAGCTGTTCGGCAATTTCTTCCGCACTCGGCTCGTGATCCAGTTTATGAGACAATTCGCGCGCGGTGCGCAGATAAACGTTGAGTTCTTTGACAATGTGAATAGGCAAGCGGATGGTGCGGGTTTGATTCATAATCGCCCGCTCTATCGTCTGTCGAATCCACCACGTCGCGTAGGTTGAAAAACGGAACCCTCTTTCTGGATCGAATTTTTCAACCGCACGGATCAGACCAAGATTTCCCTCTTCAATCAAATCCAGCAGCGCCAGACCACGATTGTTGTAACGGCGGGCAATTTTCACTACCAGCCGCAGGTTACTCTCGATCATTCGGCGACGCGATGGGATATCACCACGCAGCGCGCGTCGTGCAAAATAAACTTCTTCTTCTGCGGTTAAAAGCGGCGAATAGCCGATCTCTCCCAAATAGAGTTGCGTTGCGTCGAGAACACGCTGTGGGACCCCTTGCGATAACAGCTCGTCTTCCGCCGAGTCACTATCATTGGTATCTTCCTCTGCCAGCGCTTTATCGTCAAAAACGTCAAGTCCATTTTCTTCGAAATCGGTATCTTCATGTAACTCGTTAACTTTCAGCGTACTTTGGCTCATAAGTGGCTCCTACCCGTGATCCCTTGGCAGAATACCGAAATACTCTGCCCGATTTATCGCTGCGGCAGAAAACGCAGCGGGTTTACGGATTTCCCCTTGTAACGAATTTCAAAGTGCAAGCGAACTGAGCTGGTGCCGGTACTGCCCATCGTAGCGATTTTTTGTCCTGCCGTGACATCCTGTTGCTCACAGACTAGCATCGTATCGTTATGGGCATAGGCACTGAGGTAGTCATCATTATGCTTGATGATTATCAGATTTCCGTAACCACGTAGCGCATTGCCCGCATACACCACACGCCCACTGGCGGTTGCGGTGATCGGTTGCCCACGTGAGCCGGCGATATCAATCCCTTTATTTCCCCCTTCAGAATCGGAGAAACTATCTATGACTTTCCCATCGGTAGGCCAACGCCAACTGGCGACAGCAGCAGTATTGCTGCTGGCAACAGCCGCTGGTGCGGAAACAGGAGCGGTAGTCGTTGCCCCTGCCGTAGGTAACATCTTACCTACATTCTGTTTACCCTGGTTACCAGAATACGCATTAGTTGACTGAGAATCAACCGATGTAGTTTGTATTTGAGCACTTGATGGCGGCGTCGGTACTCCACCTCGGGTGGCATCGGTTGTTGCCAACATTCCGCTGCCGCTCGTCAGTCCACCGCCCGACGTATTGTTGCCAGGTGACCCGTTGCCTAAACTCAGCGATTGCCCCACATTCAGGCTGTATGGTTCAGGAATATTGTTGCGCTGCGCCAGATCCCGGTAGTCATTACCAGTAATCCACGCGATATAAAACAGGGTATCGCCCCGTTTAACAGTGTAGGCATTGCCGCCGCTGTAGCTGCCTTTCGGAATATTACCGTAGCTGCGGTTATAAACGATCCGGCCATCGGACGTTGTTGCTACATTTTCACCCGCCGTTGAAATCCGCGGTGATGGCGCAGATAACATTCCCCCTCGGCTGCCCGTATTTCCGTCAACGCTGCTGATCGGTGCGGATTTGGAATTATTGTTGGAGCATCCAGCCACCCCAAAGACAACGACTATACACGCAGCAACGTGACGCAAATTCATCATTCGGCTTCCCATGCGCCTTACTCCCCTATAACTATAGCGTTCGAAAAAGTAACTATAACGTTCAAAAAAACAGTAGTATCCAGAACTCAATTCAGACATGTGTGCCTCGTACCCGCTGTAGCTTAACTGACCGTCGCGTAAATGATTGTAGCGTAACCGATATTTTATTCGTTAAGTTGGAACGAGAAAGATCGCTACTTCACCATCGCTGGCGCATAAGCAAAACAGGAGAGGCACCACGATGATTGGATGCTAACAATACCAACAAGTTCGCACCATAAAACCGTTGTATTGACATTTTAAAGACTTAGCAACACTGCACATCATCGCCACGGTATCAGGCTAATTCGCCTTTGACTAGCGGAACAAACCGAACTGCTTCAACCGTTTGAATAATAAATTCGCCAGCATGGCGCTGAACAACTTGCAGTAATTGCGACTGTTCTCCAACGGGCAACACCATTACGCCACCTTCATCAAGCTGTCCCAACAGTGCCTGAGGAATTTCCGGCGGTGCCGCCGTAACGATGATGGCATCAAATGGCCCACGCGATGCCCACCCCTGCCATCCATCGCCATGACGAGTAGAAATGTTGTGCAAATCAAGCTGCTTTAAACGACGTTTAGCCTGCCACTGCAGCCCTTTGATGCGTTCAACAGAGCAAACGTGCCGAACTAAATGCGCTAAAATCGCCGTTTGGTAACCTGAACCGGTGCCAATCTCAAGCACGCGGGATACGGGCGTCAGGTTAAGCAGTTCCGTCATCTTCGCGACCATATAGGGCTGCGAGATAGTCTGGCCGGAGCCGATAGGCAGAGCCGTATTCTCATACGCTTTATGCTCGAACGCCTCGTCAACAAAGCGTTCTCTGGGTACGGCTTCTATTGCTTTCAGCAGACGTTCGTCCTGAATGCCTTGCTGGCGCAGTTGTGCCAGCAACGTTTCTATACGCTTGTTTACCATTCCCCGCCGACCTCAGCTCTGGTTAACCTCGCCACCAATACAGCAATCTTCCCGCATAGGGGTAAACCAGCCGCCGCTATCACGCCGTGGCCAGCATTGATTCTCTTCAACGATTTTCTGCAAAAAGCTTCACTGCGCATCAGGCTCCGAGATCAGTATCCTGCTGAGCATGCAGTAATTCACGTACCACACTGGTCGCAAAGCTGCCCGCCGGTAGCCAGAATTTCACTTCTACGGTTGCGTCATCCTGCCATTCCCACTGCATTTGCTGTGGATAGAGCAACACAGCGCGCCGGGCAGGTTCAACCCGTTCACGTTTGACCAAAGACCATAGCGTTTCTTGTCCGCTCAAGGCCTGTTCTTCAAATACTCGTGCATCATCCTGAGTCCCCAGCTCACCATCACCGGGCAGTGGTGCAGTAATTTGGAGCTCGCCAGCATCAAGACGCGCCTGCAAGGTTGCCAATTCATCAGATTTGGCAACAAACCAACTACCGCGACCCGTTAGCTGCAATGCGTCACCACACAAAACGGTTTTCGCTTGCTGTTGTGCCAGTCTCGCACTGGCAACCTGGTTAAACATCGCACTGCGGCTGGCAGAAAGATAAAAGCTACGCTTACTACGTTCTTTTACCCGAATATCATTATTTGCCCAAAGACGTGCCTGCTCAAGATTATTCCCGTTCCGTCCAAAACGCTGACTACCGAAATAATTAGGGACGCCGTTAGCGGCTATCCGCGCCAAACGTGCTTCCACCTCGTGTCGATCGCTCACCTGACGCAGCACCAGGATAAAATGGTTACCCCGTAGCGCACCAATGCGCAATTTGCGGCGGTGACGGGTCACCTCAAGTACGTCACAACCGTCAAGCGTCAGCAAGGAAAAATCTGGCGTCTCTTTTCCCGGCATATGCAGACAAAACCACTGTTCGGTGACAGCATGGCGATCTTTCAGGCCTGCATAGCTGACAGCACGCAGCGGAAGACGGGCAAATTTTGCCAGCATCTCGGCCACAAATTGCGTATTGCAGCCACGCTTGCGTACTCGCACCAATACCTGTTCGCCGTCACCATCAGGCTGAAACCCCAGATCTTCCACCACCAGA
The window above is part of the Pectobacterium araliae genome. Proteins encoded here:
- the proS gene encoding proline--tRNA ligase — translated: MRTSQYMLSTLKETPADAEVISHQLMLRAGMIRKLASGLYTWLPTGLRVLRKVENIVREEMNNAGAIEVSMPVVQPADLWVESGRWDQYGPELLRFVDRGERPFILGPTHEEVITDLIRNEISSYKQLPLNFFQIQTKFRDEVRPRFGVMRSREFLMKDAYSFHTSQESLQVTYDAMYAAYSKVFSRMDLDFRAVQADTGSIGGNASHEFQVLATSGEDDIVFSTESDYAANIELAEAVAPKLGRAEATEELRVVDTPNAKTIAELVEQFKLSVEKTVKTLLVKATEESGHKLVALLVRGDHELNEIKAEKIAQVASPLTFATEEEIRAIIGAGPGSLGPVKLSIPVVVDRTVAAMSDFSAGANIDGKHYFGINWERDVALPQVADIRNVVEGDISPDGKGTLQIKRGIEVGHIFQLGSKYSEALKATVQGEDGRNQTLTMGCYGIGVTRVVAAAIEQNHDERGIIWPDAIAPFHVAILPMNMHKSFRVKEVAEDIYQQLRAKGIEVLLDDRKERPGVMFADMELIGVPHTIVIGDRNLDSEEIEYKNRRIGEKQMIKTSDIIDFLLANIVR
- the rpoS gene encoding RNA polymerase sigma factor RpoS encodes the protein MSQSTLKVNELHEDTDFEENGLDVFDDKALAEEDTNDSDSAEDELLSQGVPQRVLDATQLYLGEIGYSPLLTAEEEVYFARRALRGDIPSRRRMIESNLRLVVKIARRYNNRGLALLDLIEEGNLGLIRAVEKFDPERGFRFSTYATWWIRQTIERAIMNQTRTIRLPIHIVKELNVYLRTARELSHKLDHEPSAEEIAEQLDKPVDDVNRMLRLNERITSVDTPLGGDSEKALLDILADEKDNGPEDTTQDNDMKQNIVKWLFELNAKQREVLARRFGLLGYEAATLEDVGREIGLTRERVRQIQVEGLRRLREILQVQGLSIEELFRE
- the nlpD gene encoding murein hydrolase activator NlpD, which translates into the protein MMNLRHVAACIVVVFGVAGCSNNNSKSAPISSVDGNTGSRGGMLSAPSPRISTAGENVATTSDGRIVYNRSYGNIPKGSYSGGNAYTVKRGDTLFYIAWITGNDYRDLAQRNNIPEPYSLNVGQSLSLGNGSPGNNTSGGGLTSGSGMLATTDATRGGVPTPPSSAQIQTTSVDSQSTNAYSGNQGKQNVGKMLPTAGATTTAPVSAPAAVASSNTAAVASWRWPTDGKVIDSFSDSEGGNKGIDIAGSRGQPITATASGRVVYAGNALRGYGNLIIIKHNDDYLSAYAHNDTMLVCEQQDVTAGQKIATMGSTGTSSVRLHFEIRYKGKSVNPLRFLPQR
- a CDS encoding protein-L-isoaspartate(D-aspartate) O-methyltransferase, which translates into the protein MVNKRIETLLAQLRQQGIQDERLLKAIEAVPRERFVDEAFEHKAYENTALPIGSGQTISQPYMVAKMTELLNLTPVSRVLEIGTGSGYQTAILAHLVRHVCSVERIKGLQWQAKRRLKQLDLHNISTRHGDGWQGWASRGPFDAIIVTAAPPEIPQALLGQLDEGGVMVLPVGEQSQLLQVVQRHAGEFIIQTVEAVRFVPLVKGELA
- the truD gene encoding tRNA pseudouridine(13) synthase TruD, with translation MENSEQLVWLHGEPQATGSLKSAAEDFLVVEDLGFQPDGDGEQVLVRVRKRGCNTQFVAEMLAKFARLPLRAVSYAGLKDRHAVTEQWFCLHMPGKETPDFSLLTLDGCDVLEVTRHRRKLRIGALRGNHFILVLRQVSDRHEVEARLARIAANGVPNYFGSQRFGRNGNNLEQARLWANNDIRVKERSKRSFYLSASRSAMFNQVASARLAQQQAKTVLCGDALQLTGRGSWFVAKSDELATLQARLDAGELQITAPLPGDGELGTQDDARVFEEQALSGQETLWSLVKRERVEPARRAVLLYPQQMQWEWQDDATVEVKFWLPAGSFATSVVRELLHAQQDTDLGA